A genome region from Mesorhizobium sp. B2-1-8 includes the following:
- the phnK gene encoding phosphonate C-P lyase system protein PhnK gives MTDEPLLRVSALSKFYGSRVGCDNVSFDLWPGEVLAVVGESGSGKTTLLNCLSTRLLPSSGTASYRMRDGHFRELYRMSEAERRFLMRTDWGFVHQNPADGLRMTVSAGANVGERLMAVGERHYGKIRATAVDWLSRVEIEEDRIDDEPRAFSGGMRQRLQIARNLVTGPRLVFMDEPTGGLDVSVQARLLDLLRGLVTDLGLAAIVVTHDLAVARLLSQRMMVMKDGRVVESGLTDRVLDDPRAPYTQLLVSSILQV, from the coding sequence ATGACCGACGAACCGCTGTTGCGCGTCTCGGCGCTGTCGAAATTCTACGGCTCGCGCGTCGGCTGCGACAACGTCTCTTTCGACCTGTGGCCGGGCGAGGTTCTGGCGGTCGTCGGCGAATCCGGCTCCGGCAAGACGACGCTGCTCAATTGCCTGTCGACGCGGCTGCTGCCCTCCTCCGGCACCGCCAGCTACCGCATGCGCGACGGCCACTTCCGCGAACTCTACCGCATGAGCGAGGCCGAGCGCCGCTTCCTGATGCGCACCGACTGGGGTTTTGTCCATCAGAACCCGGCCGATGGGCTGCGCATGACCGTGTCGGCCGGCGCCAATGTCGGCGAGCGTCTGATGGCGGTCGGCGAGCGCCACTACGGCAAGATCCGCGCCACGGCGGTCGACTGGCTGTCGCGCGTCGAGATCGAGGAAGACCGCATCGACGACGAACCGCGAGCCTTTTCCGGCGGCATGCGCCAGCGCCTGCAGATCGCCCGCAACCTCGTCACCGGGCCACGGCTGGTGTTCATGGACGAGCCCACCGGCGGCCTCGATGTTTCCGTGCAGGCGCGCCTGCTTGACCTCCTGCGCGGTCTGGTCACCGACCTTGGCCTTGCCGCGATCGTCGTCACCCACGACCTCGCCGTGGCGCGGCTTCTGTCGCAGCGCATGATGGTGATGAAGGACGGCCGCGTCGTCGAAAGCGGCCTCACCGACCGCGTGCTCGATGACCCGCGCGCGCCCTACACGCAATTGCTGGTTTCCTCGATCCTACAGGTTTGA
- the phnC gene encoding phosphonate ABC transporter ATP-binding protein yields MSASSATLEIRGVSRRFGKNTAVSDVNISIPQGQMVGVIGRSGAGKSTLLRMINRLVDPSQGSIFFDGAEVSQLRGSPLRRWQRDCAMIFQQFNLVPRLDVLTNVLLGKLNHRSTLSNLLGMFSRAECAEAVAALERLDIARTALQPAGTLSGGQQQRVAIARAMMQQPRVILADEPIASLDPLNAKVVMDSLQDINLREGITVVTNLHTLDTARTYCNRVIGMAAGKVVFDGPPEELDRDAVRLVYGADSNGGEISEVITSTSVAFKQKIAASAGPLEPAFPGY; encoded by the coding sequence ATGTCAGCAAGCTCTGCCACGCTCGAAATCCGCGGCGTCAGCCGACGATTTGGCAAGAACACCGCCGTCAGTGACGTCAACATCTCGATCCCGCAGGGGCAGATGGTTGGCGTCATTGGCCGTTCGGGCGCCGGCAAGTCGACTCTTCTTCGCATGATCAACCGTCTTGTCGATCCCAGCCAGGGGTCGATTTTTTTTGACGGCGCGGAGGTTTCCCAGTTGCGCGGCTCGCCCTTGCGGCGCTGGCAGCGCGATTGCGCCATGATCTTCCAGCAGTTCAACCTGGTGCCGCGCCTCGACGTGCTGACCAACGTGCTGCTCGGCAAACTGAACCACCGCTCGACCCTGTCCAACCTTCTCGGCATGTTCTCGCGCGCCGAGTGCGCAGAGGCGGTCGCCGCGCTCGAGCGGCTCGACATCGCCCGTACGGCACTTCAGCCGGCCGGCACCTTGTCTGGCGGCCAGCAGCAGCGCGTCGCCATCGCCCGCGCCATGATGCAGCAGCCCAGGGTGATCCTCGCCGACGAGCCGATCGCCTCGCTCGACCCGCTCAACGCCAAGGTGGTGATGGATTCGCTGCAGGACATCAATCTGCGCGAAGGCATCACCGTCGTCACCAACCTGCATACGCTCGATACCGCTCGTACCTATTGCAACCGCGTCATCGGCATGGCCGCCGGCAAGGTCGTCTTCGACGGGCCGCCCGAAGAGCTCGACCGCGACGCCGTGCGTCTTGTCTACGGCGCCGACAGCAATGGCGGCGAGATATCGGAGGTCATCACCTCCACCAGCGTAGCCTTCAAGCAGAAGATCGCCGCATCCGCCGGACCGCTCGAACCCGCATTTCCGGGATACTGA
- the phnE gene encoding phosphonate ABC transporter, permease protein PhnE — protein sequence MTLSVTTPSGATHQTADAWRRQTSLRRFYTVLGVGLLLAAMLSSMWFADEANAGHFFDRLPHILDFLSWLVPRDWNDVWRALFDIASPHDTGTQEFNFPLGRVYVWGGFYVPEYFELMLTTVNVALVSTFIGFILAVPFSFIAARNLTPHPALRLVVKRFMELLRAFPEIVIAGLFAAIVSTGPIAAIIAIGLHSIGALGKLFYEINENIDMRAEEGLTAVGANWFERVRFADLPQVLPNFVSYTLLRVEINVRASTIIGAVGGGGIGEELKLSISRGFGAKTLALVLLLFTTIFIIDQFSAWLRRKLVGEQAFMMGV from the coding sequence ATGACCCTTTCCGTGACAACCCCCTCCGGCGCCACCCACCAGACGGCCGATGCATGGCGACGCCAGACGTCGCTGCGCCGGTTCTATACCGTGCTCGGCGTCGGACTGCTGCTTGCCGCGATGCTCTCCAGCATGTGGTTCGCCGACGAAGCCAATGCCGGGCATTTCTTCGACCGGCTGCCGCACATACTGGATTTCCTGAGTTGGCTGGTCCCGAGGGACTGGAACGACGTCTGGCGGGCGCTGTTCGACATCGCCTCGCCGCATGATACCGGCACCCAGGAATTCAACTTCCCGCTTGGCCGTGTCTATGTGTGGGGCGGTTTCTACGTCCCCGAATATTTCGAGCTGATGCTGACCACGGTGAACGTGGCGCTGGTCTCGACCTTCATCGGCTTCATCCTCGCGGTACCTTTTTCCTTCATCGCGGCGCGCAACCTGACGCCCCATCCGGCTCTGCGGCTGGTGGTCAAGCGTTTCATGGAATTGCTGCGCGCCTTTCCCGAGATCGTCATCGCCGGCCTCTTCGCGGCCATCGTCTCGACAGGTCCGATCGCTGCCATCATCGCCATCGGCCTGCATTCGATCGGCGCGCTCGGCAAGCTGTTCTACGAGATCAACGAGAACATCGACATGCGTGCCGAGGAAGGCCTGACGGCGGTCGGCGCCAACTGGTTCGAGCGGGTGCGCTTCGCCGACCTGCCGCAGGTGTTGCCCAATTTCGTGTCCTATACGCTTCTGCGGGTGGAGATCAACGTGCGGGCCTCGACCATCATTGGCGCCGTCGGCGGCGGCGGCATCGGCGAAGAACTCAAGCTCTCCATCTCCCGCGGCTTCGGCGCCAAGACGCTGGCGCTGGTGCTGCTGCTGTTCACCACCATCTTCATCATCGACCAGTTTTCCGCCTGGCTTCGCCGCAAGCTGGTCGGCGAACAAGCCTTTATGATGGGGGTGTAA
- the phnD gene encoding phosphonate ABC transporter substrate-binding protein has translation MFRKMVFGAVSVLAMATSMAHAADMKEFRVGILGGENETDRLRNYQCLADHLKTEFGFEKVSLFPAADYDGVIQGLLGGTLDFAELGASGYASVYLKDPKAVTPILTTKQTDGATGYYSIGLALKTSGITDIKSAKGKKLGYADPDSTSGYLIPLTQIPKTTGASNEAFFASTQFNGGHENNVLAVRDGKVDVAVDDSSGIGDFKNGYTSGTFHKEVAKGAVDPNDFVEVWRSGLIPNGPLVVRTAIGDDMTAKLAAFFTDLPKKDKACFEGVEGGDFTGYVPVKPDFYKVIVEARKAAIGG, from the coding sequence ATGTTCAGGAAGATGGTTTTCGGTGCCGTTTCGGTGCTCGCCATGGCCACCAGCATGGCCCACGCCGCCGACATGAAGGAATTTCGCGTCGGCATTCTCGGTGGCGAAAACGAAACCGACCGGCTGCGCAACTACCAGTGCCTGGCCGATCACCTGAAGACGGAATTCGGCTTCGAGAAGGTTTCGCTGTTCCCCGCCGCCGACTATGACGGCGTCATCCAGGGCCTGCTCGGCGGCACGCTCGACTTCGCCGAACTCGGCGCTTCCGGCTATGCCAGCGTCTATCTCAAGGATCCGAAGGCGGTTACCCCGATCCTCACCACCAAGCAGACCGACGGCGCCACCGGCTATTATTCTATCGGCCTGGCGCTGAAGACCTCCGGGATCACCGACATCAAGTCGGCCAAGGGCAAGAAGCTCGGCTATGCCGATCCGGATTCGACCTCCGGTTACCTGATCCCGCTGACCCAGATTCCGAAGACCACCGGCGCCTCGAACGAAGCCTTCTTCGCTTCGACCCAGTTCAACGGCGGCCACGAAAACAACGTTCTGGCCGTGCGTGATGGCAAGGTCGACGTCGCGGTCGACGATTCCTCGGGCATCGGCGACTTCAAGAACGGCTACACCTCCGGCACCTTCCACAAGGAAGTCGCCAAGGGCGCCGTCGACCCCAACGACTTCGTCGAAGTCTGGCGCTCGGGCCTGATCCCGAACGGCCCGCTCGTCGTGCGCACCGCGATAGGCGACGACATGACCGCCAAGCTGGCCGCCTTCTTCACCGATCTGCCCAAGAAGGACAAGGCTTGCTTCGAAGGCGTCGAAGGCGGCGACTTCACCGGCTACGTTCCGGTGAAGCCGGACTTCTACAAGGTCATCGTCGAAGCCCGTAAGGCAGCCATCGGCGGCTAA
- a CDS encoding DUF1868 domain-containing protein produces MLETVRPSLAGFFAGSNPSPPTHLGTRYDASGNFLLEPGNTVVSHLVSGSPSEAVVLTVRNRMMAMPDADRLAFTPVSSLHMTLFQGIIEYRRRLPYWPRDVPLDTSIDAMTRLYLERLKGFEGAGPFNIEVLEIVPTGLTVAGATDEDMRIMRAWRDALTVPFGYRHPDHDNYVFHITFAYQIQRLADDSAAAWQALFDDCLALFARQAPVIEIKAPAFCAFRDMKHFEELLVLG; encoded by the coding sequence ATGCTCGAAACTGTCAGGCCCTCGCTCGCCGGATTCTTTGCCGGCTCCAATCCGTCGCCGCCGACGCATCTCGGCACGCGCTACGACGCGTCGGGCAATTTTCTCCTCGAGCCCGGCAACACCGTCGTCAGCCATCTGGTCAGCGGCTCGCCATCCGAAGCGGTGGTGCTCACTGTACGCAATCGGATGATGGCAATGCCGGACGCCGATCGCCTCGCCTTCACGCCGGTCTCCAGCCTGCACATGACGCTGTTCCAGGGCATCATCGAATATCGCCGCCGGTTGCCTTACTGGCCGCGGGACGTCCCGCTCGACACCAGCATCGACGCCATGACCCGGCTCTATCTGGAGCGCCTCAAGGGTTTCGAGGGCGCCGGCCCGTTCAACATCGAGGTGCTCGAGATCGTGCCGACCGGCCTCACGGTTGCCGGCGCGACCGACGAGGACATGCGCATCATGCGTGCATGGCGCGATGCTCTGACTGTGCCGTTCGGCTACCGGCACCCCGACCACGACAATTACGTCTTTCACATCACCTTCGCCTACCAGATCCAGCGTCTCGCCGACGACAGCGCTGCCGCATGGCAGGCACTGTTCGACGATTGCCTGGCGCTTTTCGCGCGGCAGGCTCCGGTGATCGAGATCAAGGCCCCCGCCTTCTGCGCATTCCGCGACATGAAACATTTCGAGGAATTGCTGGTGCTTGGCTGA
- a CDS encoding sugar phosphate isomerase/epimerase family protein: MKIGMCMFLWTTAVSKKHEPLLRDIKATGFDGVEIPIFAGTPDDYRKLGELLDRIGLERTAVSAMGDPAMNLIAADAATRKAGVDYMKWAIDCADALGASTLSGPLHSTLGAFSGSGPTAAEKKRSIASQRAIGDHAGKRNITIGLEALNRFECYLLNTMADLSEHVDAIDRPHIKAMYDTFHANIEEADPIGAYTKHRRNVVHIHISENDRGVPGRGNIPWKETFAAIRESGYDDWLTIEAFGRSLKDLAAATKVWRDFSETPEAVYREGYRHIKNGWKKAA, from the coding sequence ATGAAAATCGGCATGTGCATGTTCTTGTGGACGACGGCGGTATCGAAGAAGCACGAGCCGTTGCTTCGCGACATCAAGGCAACCGGCTTCGACGGTGTCGAGATCCCGATCTTCGCCGGCACGCCGGACGACTACAGGAAACTGGGCGAGTTGCTCGACCGTATCGGGCTGGAGCGGACCGCTGTTTCAGCGATGGGCGATCCGGCGATGAACCTGATTGCGGCCGATGCGGCAACGCGCAAGGCTGGCGTCGATTACATGAAATGGGCCATCGATTGCGCCGATGCGCTTGGCGCCAGCACGCTGAGCGGACCGCTGCATTCGACGCTTGGCGCCTTTTCCGGGTCCGGGCCGACCGCCGCCGAGAAAAAGCGCTCGATCGCCTCGCAGCGCGCCATCGGCGACCATGCCGGCAAGCGGAACATCACCATCGGGCTCGAGGCGCTGAACCGCTTCGAATGCTATCTCCTCAACACCATGGCCGACCTGTCGGAGCATGTCGACGCAATCGACCGGCCGCACATCAAGGCGATGTACGACACGTTTCATGCCAATATCGAGGAAGCCGACCCGATCGGCGCCTATACGAAGCACCGCAGGAATGTCGTTCATATCCACATATCGGAGAACGATCGCGGCGTGCCGGGACGCGGCAACATTCCGTGGAAAGAAACCTTCGCGGCGATCCGCGAGAGCGGCTACGACGACTGGCTGACCATCGAGGCGTTCGGGCGCTCGCTCAAGGATTTGGCCGCGGCGACCAAGGTGTGGCGCGATTTTTCCGAGACGCCGGAAGCGGTGTACCGGGAGGGGTATAGGCATATCAAGAACGGGTGGAAGAAGGCCGCGTAG
- a CDS encoding DapH/DapD/GlmU-related protein, whose translation MTRKLSETPLVHPTAEVHNSTLGRWTEIADRSRVSESELGDYSYMMQDCAVWCATIGKFANIAASVRLNATNHPTWRPTLHHFTYRASDYWDDAEHESEFFAQRRAKRVTIGHDTWLGHGSTVLPGVTVGDGAAVGAGAVVSRDVAPYTIVAGVPAKPIRERFDRRTAERYQALAWWDWDHARLRASLDDFRDLSAEAFLEKYEG comes from the coding sequence ATGACCAGGAAATTGTCGGAGACGCCGCTGGTCCACCCGACGGCGGAGGTGCACAACTCGACGCTCGGCCGCTGGACCGAGATCGCCGACCGCAGCCGGGTTTCGGAAAGCGAGCTCGGCGATTATTCCTACATGATGCAGGACTGCGCCGTCTGGTGTGCGACGATCGGCAAATTCGCCAACATCGCGGCCAGCGTGCGCCTCAACGCCACCAACCATCCGACATGGCGGCCGACGCTGCACCACTTCACTTACCGCGCGTCGGACTATTGGGACGACGCTGAGCATGAGAGCGAATTCTTCGCTCAGCGTCGCGCCAAGCGCGTCACCATAGGCCACGACACCTGGCTCGGCCACGGCTCGACCGTCCTGCCCGGCGTCACCGTCGGTGATGGTGCCGCGGTTGGCGCTGGCGCGGTCGTCTCGAGGGACGTCGCGCCCTACACCATCGTCGCCGGCGTGCCGGCCAAGCCGATCCGCGAGCGCTTCGACCGGCGCACCGCCGAGCGCTACCAGGCACTGGCCTGGTGGGACTGGGACCATGCCAGGCTACGCGCTTCGCTCGACGATTTTCGGGATTTGTCGGCCGAGGCGTTCCTGGAGAAATACGAAGGATAG
- a CDS encoding alpha-D-ribose 1-methylphosphonate 5-phosphate C-P-lyase PhnJ, whose product MTAQPTDIATYNFAYLDEQTKRMIRRAILKGIAIPGYQVPFASREMPMPYGWGTGGVQVTASIIGPDDVLKVIDQGADDTTNAVSIRAFFKKVANVAVTTDTAAATIIQTRHRIPEHPLTAGQVLVYQVPIPEPLRFLEPRETETRKMHALEEYGLMHVKLYEDIAKHGRIATTYAYPVKVEGRYVMDPSPTPKFDNPKMHRSPALQLFGAGREKRIYAVPPFTDVVSLDFEDHPFEVQTFDQPCALCAAENVYLDEVILDDHGGHMFVCSDTDYCEKRREEGHRGHLAPETDLAPGNMEPAQ is encoded by the coding sequence ATGACTGCGCAACCGACCGACATCGCCACCTACAACTTCGCCTATCTCGACGAGCAGACCAAAAGGATGATCCGCCGCGCGATCCTCAAGGGCATCGCCATCCCCGGCTACCAGGTGCCGTTCGCGTCGCGCGAAATGCCGATGCCCTATGGCTGGGGCACCGGCGGCGTCCAGGTCACGGCATCGATCATCGGCCCCGATGACGTGCTGAAGGTCATCGACCAGGGCGCCGACGACACCACCAATGCCGTCTCGATCCGCGCCTTCTTCAAGAAAGTCGCTAACGTCGCGGTGACGACCGATACTGCCGCCGCCACCATCATCCAGACCCGCCATCGCATCCCCGAACATCCGCTCACCGCTGGCCAGGTGCTGGTCTACCAGGTGCCGATTCCCGAACCGCTGCGCTTCCTCGAGCCGCGCGAGACCGAAACACGCAAGATGCATGCGCTGGAGGAATATGGCCTCATGCATGTGAAACTCTATGAGGACATCGCCAAACACGGGCGTATCGCCACCACCTATGCCTATCCGGTCAAGGTCGAGGGCCGTTATGTGATGGACCCGTCGCCGACGCCGAAGTTCGACAATCCCAAGATGCACCGCTCCCCGGCCCTGCAGCTGTTCGGCGCCGGCCGCGAAAAGCGTATCTACGCGGTGCCGCCCTTCACCGATGTCGTCAGCCTCGACTTCGAGGATCATCCGTTCGAGGTGCAGACTTTCGACCAGCCCTGCGCGCTGTGCGCGGCCGAGAATGTCTATCTCGACGAGGTCATCCTCGACGACCATGGCGGCCATATGTTCGTCTGCTCCGACACCGATTATTGCGAGAAGCGGCGTGAAGAGGGCCATCGCGGCCACCTTGCCCCCGAAACCGATCTTGCCCCAGGAAACATGGAGCCGGCGCAATGA
- the phnE gene encoding phosphonate ABC transporter, permease protein PhnE, with product MTTMTAEEILSIEARHPQVFQRPAYKRFGPLLLFVGTLLYLVYALWFFSLPQVLRESHWERLPLFLTQWISYDLQPEFRLDQPEITPKYPRFSALGDNPNPDWVIRNADGSFTVQIDGQAKSITFDKTYATIVAHGQTVPVALTSGKPVISGLVPDWMTVHDDEIVAKMGFVGEVRVTVDRVKVRKRFLGWANFVFDTRSPFFGKSAGEVISLVMSGPELKPGTSNLALAGDNIWNNAQWQHGDVWTKLLQTIVMAFLGTLLGGIVAFPLAFFAARNITPSGVLSQVLKRFFDFMRSVDMLIWALFFTRAFGPGPLAGCAAIFFTEIGTLGKVYSEGLENIDDKPREGVLSTGANGLLVQRYGVMPEVIPIFISQTLYQWESNTRGATIIGAVGAGGIGLKLWEAMRTNSNWANVFYMVLLILLVVFIFDNISNFLRRRLSRTIHDYNRLQAKQG from the coding sequence ATGACGACCATGACCGCCGAGGAGATTCTGTCGATCGAGGCACGCCATCCGCAGGTGTTCCAGCGCCCGGCGTACAAGCGCTTCGGTCCGCTGCTCCTGTTCGTTGGCACTCTCCTCTACCTGGTCTATGCCTTGTGGTTCTTCAGCCTGCCGCAGGTGTTGCGGGAATCGCACTGGGAGCGCCTCCCGCTCTTCCTGACGCAGTGGATCAGCTACGATCTGCAGCCGGAATTCCGTCTCGACCAGCCGGAGATCACGCCCAAATATCCGCGTTTCTCGGCGTTGGGCGACAATCCAAATCCGGATTGGGTGATCAGGAATGCCGACGGTTCCTTCACCGTGCAGATCGACGGCCAGGCCAAATCCATCACCTTCGACAAGACCTATGCGACGATTGTCGCTCATGGACAGACAGTGCCGGTGGCCCTGACAAGCGGCAAGCCTGTAATCTCGGGCCTGGTGCCCGACTGGATGACGGTTCATGACGATGAGATCGTCGCCAAGATGGGCTTCGTCGGCGAGGTGCGCGTCACCGTCGACCGGGTCAAGGTGCGCAAGCGCTTCCTCGGCTGGGCGAACTTCGTCTTCGACACACGCTCGCCCTTCTTCGGCAAATCAGCGGGGGAAGTGATCTCGCTGGTCATGTCGGGACCAGAACTGAAGCCCGGCACGTCGAACCTCGCGCTGGCCGGCGACAACATCTGGAACAACGCCCAATGGCAGCACGGCGACGTCTGGACGAAGCTCTTGCAGACCATCGTCATGGCGTTCCTCGGCACGCTGCTCGGCGGCATCGTCGCCTTCCCGCTGGCCTTCTTCGCGGCGCGCAACATCACGCCGAGCGGCGTGCTCAGCCAGGTGCTCAAGCGCTTCTTCGATTTCATGCGCTCGGTCGACATGCTGATCTGGGCGCTGTTCTTCACCCGCGCCTTCGGCCCCGGACCGCTGGCCGGCTGTGCCGCGATCTTCTTCACCGAGATCGGCACCCTCGGCAAAGTCTATTCGGAAGGTCTGGAGAACATCGATGACAAGCCACGTGAGGGAGTGCTTTCGACCGGCGCCAACGGCCTCCTCGTGCAGCGCTACGGCGTGATGCCCGAAGTGATCCCGATTTTCATCAGCCAGACGCTCTACCAGTGGGAATCCAACACCCGCGGCGCCACCATCATCGGCGCCGTCGGCGCCGGCGGCATCGGCCTGAAACTGTGGGAAGCCATGCGCACCAACTCCAACTGGGCCAATGTCTTCTACATGGTGCTGCTGATCCTGCTCGTCGTCTTCATCTTCGACAACATATCCAACTTCCTGCGCCGCAGGCTGAGCCGGACGATCCACGACTACAACAGGCTGCAGGCCAAGCAGGGATAG
- the phnL gene encoding phosphonate C-P lyase system protein PhnL, with the protein MPTPLVVSDVAKSFTMHLRDGIKLPVVAGVSFSIKAGECTVLGGPSGAGKSSILKMLYGNYAVDEGQIIVMHEDGLIDLAHASPRTVLSVRRQTIGYVSQFLRTVPRVSALDVVAEPLVERGEEREVARGKARALLAQLNLPEKLWMLPPATFSGGEQQRVNIARGFITEHPILLLDEPTASLDATNRDVVIELIAAKKAAGVALLGIFHDHEVREAVADRVIDVTAFAPGKLAA; encoded by the coding sequence ATGCCGACCCCTCTCGTTGTCTCCGACGTCGCCAAGAGCTTCACCATGCATCTGCGCGACGGCATCAAATTGCCTGTCGTTGCGGGTGTCTCGTTCTCGATCAAGGCGGGTGAATGCACCGTGCTCGGCGGCCCGTCCGGTGCCGGCAAGAGCTCGATCCTGAAGATGCTCTACGGCAACTACGCCGTCGACGAGGGCCAGATCATCGTCATGCACGAGGACGGGCTGATCGATCTCGCCCATGCCAGCCCGCGCACGGTGCTTTCCGTTCGCCGGCAAACGATCGGCTATGTCAGTCAGTTCCTGCGCACCGTGCCGCGCGTTTCGGCGCTCGATGTCGTCGCCGAACCACTGGTCGAACGCGGCGAGGAGCGTGAGGTCGCGAGGGGTAAGGCACGGGCCCTGTTGGCCCAGCTCAATCTGCCGGAAAAGCTCTGGATGCTGCCGCCGGCAACCTTCTCCGGCGGCGAGCAGCAGCGCGTCAACATCGCGCGCGGTTTCATCACCGAACATCCGATCCTGCTGCTCGACGAGCCGACCGCATCGCTCGACGCGACCAACCGCGACGTGGTGATCGAACTCATCGCCGCCAAGAAGGCGGCAGGCGTCGCCTTGCTCGGCATCTTCCATGACCACGAAGTGCGCGAGGCGGTGGCCGACCGCGTCATCGACGTTACCGCCTTCGCGCCGGGAAAGCTCGCCGCATGA
- a CDS encoding Gfo/Idh/MocA family protein has product MVGASKSETGGGPIRYGMVGGGQGAFIGAVHRIAARMDNDFVLVAGALSSDPARAKASAAELGLDPSRSYASYAEMAKAEAKRPDGIEAVAIVTPNNVHVPAAKAFLEAGIHVICDKPLATTLAEAKKLAAIVEKTGKVFVLTHNYTAYPMVRQAREMVAKGVLGDIRIVQSEYPQDWLTEDLAATGQKQASWRGDPKQAGAGGALGDIGTHAYNLARFVCGLELDSLSADLDAFVPGRLLDDNVNVMLRFKPTGKTHPAKGMIWASQVAPGHENGLKLRIYGSKGGLEWVQADPNYLWYTPFGQPKQLITRNGAGALPVAGRVSRVPSGHPEGYLEGFANIYQEAARAIRAARKKGGKPAKDVVFPTIQDGVEGMAFIEACVKSSKKNGAWTKL; this is encoded by the coding sequence ATGGTTGGCGCATCGAAGTCGGAAACGGGAGGCGGCCCGATCCGCTACGGCATGGTTGGCGGCGGACAAGGCGCCTTCATCGGTGCGGTGCACCGGATCGCGGCACGCATGGACAATGATTTCGTGCTGGTCGCGGGCGCCCTGTCGTCCGACCCGGCACGTGCGAAAGCCTCGGCCGCCGAACTTGGGCTCGATCCCTCACGCAGCTATGCGTCCTACGCCGAAATGGCCAAGGCCGAGGCGAAGCGCCCGGATGGCATCGAGGCGGTGGCCATCGTCACCCCCAACAACGTGCATGTGCCGGCGGCCAAGGCTTTCCTGGAGGCAGGCATCCACGTCATCTGCGACAAGCCGCTGGCGACCACGCTGGCCGAAGCCAAGAAGCTCGCGGCGATAGTCGAGAAGACCGGCAAGGTGTTCGTACTCACCCACAATTACACCGCCTACCCGATGGTGCGGCAGGCCCGCGAGATGGTGGCCAAGGGCGTCCTCGGCGACATCCGCATCGTGCAGTCGGAGTATCCGCAGGACTGGCTGACCGAGGACCTCGCCGCCACCGGCCAGAAGCAGGCTTCATGGCGGGGCGACCCCAAGCAGGCGGGTGCCGGCGGTGCGCTCGGGGATATCGGCACCCATGCTTACAACCTCGCCCGCTTCGTCTGCGGGCTCGAACTCGACTCCCTGTCGGCCGATCTCGATGCCTTCGTGCCGGGCAGGCTGCTCGACGACAACGTCAATGTCATGCTGCGTTTCAAGCCGACGGGAAAAACGCATCCGGCCAAGGGCATGATCTGGGCAAGCCAGGTGGCGCCCGGTCATGAGAACGGCCTGAAGCTGCGCATCTACGGTTCGAAGGGCGGGCTGGAATGGGTGCAGGCCGATCCCAACTATCTCTGGTACACGCCGTTCGGCCAGCCGAAACAATTGATCACCCGCAACGGCGCCGGTGCGCTGCCGGTGGCAGGCCGTGTCAGCCGCGTTCCCTCAGGCCATCCCGAGGGCTATCTCGAAGGTTTCGCCAACATCTATCAAGAAGCAGCACGCGCCATCCGCGCGGCACGCAAGAAGGGCGGCAAGCCGGCAAAGGATGTCGTCTTCCCGACCATCCAGGACGGCGTCGAAGGCATGGCTTTCATCGAAGCCTGTGTGAAGTCTTCGAAGAAGAATGGGGCGTGGACCAAGCTATAA